In Hyphomicrobium denitrificans 1NES1, the genomic stretch CAGCACCGCGGCGCCCAACGTCGGATGACCGGCAAACGCAAGCTCGCGGCTCGGAGTGAAGATACGGATGCGCGCCGTGTGCCCGGCGCTCGTCGGCGTCAGGACGAATACCGTTTCCGAGAGATTGAACTCGCGCGCGATCGTCTGCATGTCGGCGTCGGAGAGATTGTCGGCGTCGAGAACAACCGCCAAAGGGTTGCCGCCGAACGGCCTCTCCGTGAATACGTCCAGGACATAATAAGTAAGCGCCATCGTGCGCCGGTCTCCCCGCTGCCCAGCCAACCCACGCCCTATCAGCGGAGCGGCGGCACCATGCGGCAACGCGCTCCTGCCGCCAAGCACTTTTTGCATCGTTCGCGCATTGATCAGCCGTCGGCCAATATTGCCTCCAACAGCACGCGCATGTAACGCGGTGTCGGAAGGTCCTCGACGTCGTGCAGTCCGGCGATGGGAATGATCGCGTCAAGCTCCGAATTGGGCGAAGCGGCGATGTGCTGCTCGGCGCGGCGAACGAATTCCGCCGTCGTCATCCTGACGCGCAAAGGGACAGCCATCGAAAGCTGCGGCCCCAAGCGTGTCAGATAGAAACCGTCGTCTTTCATCAGTGCCGCAGGATCAATGCCGGTTTCTTCCGTGACCTCGCGGAGGGCCGATCGATCGATATGAATGACGCCTTCGGCATCGACGTCCTGCCCGTCGATGAATCCGGCGGGCGCATATGCCTGGCCGCCGTTGACGTTTCCGGCGCGCTGACGTCCAAGCATGATGCGCCCGTCTTGCGTGCGGATGAGTGCCGAGCCAAATCCATCGAGAACACCTGCGGCAGGAAAGCCCGCCGCCCGCCAATAGAGATAGCTCTTGAAATCCGTCTGCAGCAACGACGCCTTCAGCGCTCGATCAGAGATCGCGACGTCATCGACGAGATATACGATGCCGTTGAAGTAGTTCGGACTGGACCGTTTCGCTTCAACCCAATGCGCGTCGATCTCTCTGGCGTTCTCATCCGCAAACGCCCAGCGCGCGGAACTCACGCGCAACGCGCACGAAGAAAGTCGCGTGACGCCGTCAGGACAGTGGAACCATTTGCTCTCGAACAGGTTCTGCATGGTCAATCAGAGGGGCCAGCCACAATTAAGTCTCGATCTGACTAAAACCGCGAGCGATCATTTTTGAAACAATCCAAATGCTCCAAGCGCTGATATCATGGGAGGTTTTTGCGCGTGCGTGCTACACACAAAATTTTCTCGGCCATCTAATTTGCGAACTTCGGTCATGACGTCGACACGATTCCAATCGCATATCGCAATCACGACAGCGTCGCTGGGGGGCGACAGTCAAGATCTCCCAGCACCTCATTGCCGGTTCTAGTCCTGGTGTTGCATCAGGGTCCATTGCGGCGAGGTGTGAGATGGATCACCTGCCGCCCGATGGAAAAGCCATCGGGCCCACGCAGCAGCCGAGCTGCGTCGGAGCCCCATCATATCCGAGGAAGCCGCGTCAGCGGCAGAATTCGGAAACGGGCGGCAGAGGTCCCCGCTCCTCTGCCGCCCGCGTTAGTCCTGGCCACCCGTCCTGCGTTTTGGGCGACGGCTGGATATGACGTGGACCGCCCGCGCTGCCGCACGTAAACCCTCCCCAAGAGAGCGGCAGTGCGGGTTGGTTCACGGCCTGCTTATTTCCAGAAAATTGGATGTTTTGCATCCTCAAACCGACGTCTAGCCGGCTCGCGATGCGTGAGCCCTGCAAATCAGATTCCCGACAGCCTTTTGAAGGTCCAAGCTGTGGAAAG encodes the following:
- a CDS encoding NUDIX hydrolase, giving the protein MQNLFESKWFHCPDGVTRLSSCALRVSSARWAFADENAREIDAHWVEAKRSSPNYFNGIVYLVDDVAISDRALKASLLQTDFKSYLYWRAAGFPAAGVLDGFGSALIRTQDGRIMLGRQRAGNVNGGQAYAPAGFIDGQDVDAEGVIHIDRSALREVTEETGIDPAALMKDDGFYLTRLGPQLSMAVPLRVRMTTAEFVRRAEQHIAASPNSELDAIIPIAGLHDVEDLPTPRYMRVLLEAILADG